From a single Anaerolineales bacterium genomic region:
- a CDS encoding WYL domain-containing protein, with protein MKNLPVHYPSLYVIFTLLNAVRRGIPRPQIWREFRRQGIALRPRLAFWIPLCKQAGLLKETDGTLRVTSYAPTWLKKSPEEQTIALIEAWQASPRNKKARQFRKKLLWKLQYDKPLTAKDTAALNGLDALGLTVDHSLTRWGRFFIKGEGKLPSPKPVSPCVIDGDQFVAHLPSHPHLLWQLELHLRPSAPGVYPLSRRILQQDVQTVFQLLEMGLQVELPARIKAMLLAQPSIRVAEGIVLEFSSPAELAQLRRQPTLRKYMEEFLSPQRVLVSNRHAGALFALLRRRGVYLHPNEEQSPVRKKRTHFPQQLLLQPVGRSLPKLTIIRKYQELGQALDMLYRAPGCTPEVRRITPLAIEQRGEHTYVIAYCQTRRGQRTFRLDRIEVPGTW; from the coding sequence ATGAAAAACCTGCCAGTCCATTACCCTTCATTATATGTCATCTTCACCCTGCTGAACGCTGTCCGGCGGGGAATCCCCCGTCCCCAGATCTGGCGCGAGTTTCGCCGTCAAGGCATCGCCCTGCGTCCTCGGCTTGCCTTCTGGATTCCGCTGTGCAAGCAGGCGGGTCTGCTCAAAGAAACCGATGGCACTCTTCGTGTGACCAGTTATGCGCCAACCTGGCTGAAGAAATCTCCCGAGGAACAGACCATCGCCCTGATCGAGGCATGGCAGGCATCCCCAAGGAACAAAAAAGCGCGCCAGTTCCGCAAGAAACTGCTCTGGAAATTGCAGTATGACAAACCCCTGACCGCCAAGGACACCGCCGCCCTGAACGGATTGGACGCGCTGGGTCTGACCGTCGATCATTCACTCACTCGCTGGGGAAGATTTTTCATCAAAGGAGAAGGGAAACTGCCTTCCCCGAAGCCGGTTTCCCCCTGTGTCATCGACGGCGACCAGTTTGTCGCGCATCTCCCCAGCCACCCGCACCTGCTCTGGCAATTGGAACTGCATCTGCGCCCCAGCGCACCGGGCGTCTATCCGCTTTCCAGGCGCATTCTCCAGCAGGATGTGCAGACTGTGTTTCAGTTGCTTGAAATGGGGCTTCAGGTGGAACTGCCTGCGCGCATCAAGGCTATGCTTCTCGCCCAGCCTTCCATCCGGGTGGCGGAGGGCATCGTGCTGGAATTCTCCAGCCCTGCCGAACTGGCGCAGTTGCGGCGTCAGCCGACCCTGAGGAAGTACATGGAAGAATTTCTCTCGCCGCAGCGGGTGCTGGTCTCGAACCGACATGCCGGGGCGCTCTTTGCCTTGCTCAGGCGGCGCGGGGTGTACCTGCATCCGAACGAGGAGCAGTCTCCGGTGAGAAAGAAGCGCACGCACTTCCCACAGCAACTGCTCCTGCAGCCTGTTGGGAGATCCCTGCCCAAGCTGACGATCATCAGAAAGTATCAGGAGCTCGGGCAGGCATTGGATATGCTCTACCGTGCACCGGGCTGCACGCCGGAGGTGCGGCGCATCACTCCGCTTGCCATCGAGCAGCGTGGCGAGCACACCTATGTCATCGCCTACTGCCAGACCCGGCGCGGGCAGCGGACCTTCCGCCTCGACCGCATCGAGGTGCCCGGTACGTGGTGA